A part of Ammospiza nelsoni isolate bAmmNel1 chromosome 9, bAmmNel1.pri, whole genome shotgun sequence genomic DNA contains:
- the USP33 gene encoding ubiquitin carboxyl-terminal hydrolase 33 isoform X3 — MSSPSSNCPHLESVGEITKEELIQKSHGTCQDCKVRGPNLWACLENRCTYVGCGESHDDHSTTHSQETKHCLTVNLTTLRVWCYACSKEVFLDRKLGSHSPLPSTRLSHQAQENSVQDFKIPSNPTLKIPLAAVFDDLDIEVEEDELKTRGLTGLKNIGNTCYMNAALQALSNCPPLTHFFLDCGGLARTDKKPAICKSYLKLMTELWHKSRPGSVVPTGLFQGIKTVNPMFRGYSQQDAQEFLRCLMDLLHEELKEPVVELEDAQPMSVEESMEEDKSQSDLSFQPCESCGNCDKTENDTIFKPVLEDPAETTMLIQDDDNSSVTSKDWQKEKSNKLKRANSMEDLEKDTNTASETTEFLNNQGTVKVQIHSRFSDYINDVHMNDVSAAQTPSSVEGMNTRLSNSPPKSFPSCSSLAQVHKKVSTVSSPKRKKRKKYRSVISDIFDGTIISSVQCLTCDRLSVTLETFQDLSLPIPGKEDLAKLHSASHQTSLVKAGSCGEAYAPQGWIAFFMEYFKSWFWGPVVTLQDCLAAFFARDELKGDNMYSCGRCKKLRNGVKFCKVQKFPEILCIHLKRFRHELMFSTKIGTHVSFPLEGLDLQPFLAKDSPAQIVTYDLLSVICHHGTASSGHYIAYCRNNLNNLWYEFDDQSVTEVSESTVQNAEAYVLFYRKSSEEAQRERRRISGLLNMMEPSLLQFYVSRQWLNKFKTFAEPGPISNNDFLCIHGGVPPHKANFIEDLVVMLPQNIWDNLYSRYGGGPAVNHLYVCHTCQIESERIEKRRKNELEMFIRLNRAFQEEESPSTFYCISMHWFREWEGFVKGKDSDPPGPIDNAKIAVTKCGNAVLKQGADSGQISEETWNFLQSIYGGGPEIILRPPVPPVEPDILQTEEKIELETHGL; from the exons ATGTCATCACCCAGCAGCAATTGCCCACACCTGGAATCAGTTGGTGAGATAACAAAGGAGGAATTGATACAGAAATCTCAT GGCACTTGTCAGGACTGTAAAGTCAGAGGACCCAACCTTTGGGCATGCTTAGAG AACAGGTGTACATATGTTGGCTGTGGTGAATCCCATGATGATCATAGTACCACCCATTCCCAG gAGACAAAGCACTGTCTGACTGTCAACCTTACCACTCTCCGTGTTTGGTGTTACGCCTGTAGTAAGGAAGTATTCCTGGACAGAAAATTGGGATCTCATTCTCCACTACCGAGTACAAGATTGTCTCACCAAGCACAAGAAAACAGTGTGCAG GATTTTAAAATACCCAGTAATCCCACACTGAAGATTCCTTTAGCAGCTGTATTTGATGACTTAGATATAGAAGTGGAAGAAGATGAATTGAAGACCAGAG gtctaacaggattaaaaaatattggaaaCACTTGTTACATGAATGCAGCTTTACAAGCTCTTTCCAACTG CCCACCTTTGACACACTTTTTTCTTGACTGCGGCGGCTTAGCCCGAACAGATAAGAAACCTGCAATTTGTAAAAGTTACCTCAAGCTGATGACAGAACTCTGGCACAAAAGCAG gcCTGGATCTGTTGTCCCTACTGGCTTATTTCAAGGAATTAAAACTGTTAATCCAATGTTTCGAGGCTACTCTCAACAG GATGCACAAGAATTTTTACGTTGTCTCATGGATTTGCTGCATGAGGAACTTAAAGAACCAGTTGTAGAACTGGAAGATGCCCAGCCTATGAGTGTTGAAGAGAGTATGGAAGAAGATAAGAGCCAGTCAGACTTAAGCTTTCAGCCCTGTGAATCCTGTGGAAACTGtgataaaacagaaaatgacaCAATTTTCAAACCTGTCTTAGAGGATCCTGCAGAAACAACCATGTTGATTCAGGATGATGATAACAGTTCAGTCACTTCCAAAGActggcagaaagaaaaaagcaacaaactTAAACGAGCAAATTCTATGGAAGACTTGGAAAAAGACACAAACACTGCTTCAGAGAccactgaatttttaaataacCAAGGAACTGTCAAAGTACAGATACACAGCAGATTCTCAG ATTACATCAATGACGTTCACATGAATGATGTATCTGCTGCCCAAACACCATCCTCAGTTGAAGGGATGAACACACGCTTATCAAACAGCCCTCCAAAGTCATTCCCATCGTGCTCTTCACTGGCACAGGTCCACAAAAAAG TTTCAACGGTATCGTCCCCAAAAAGGAAGAAGCGCAAGAAGTACAGGAGTGTTATCTCTGATATATTTGATGGCACTATAATAAGTTCAGTCCAGTGCTTGACCTGTGATCGG cTGTCTGTAACCCTGGAGACCTTTCAGGATCTGTCCTTGCCTATTCCAGGTAAGGAAGATCTTGCTAAACTCCATTCTGCAAGTCATCAGACATCTCTGGTCAAGGCAGGGTCATGTGGAGAAGCATATGCCCCCCAGGGATGGATAGCCTTTTTTATGGAATACTTCAAAAG CTGGTTTTGGGGTCCAGTTGTAACCTTACAAGATTGTCTTGCTGCCTTTTTCGCCAGAGATGAGCTCAAGG GTGATAACATGTACAGCTGTGGAAGGTGTAAAAA GTTAAGAAATGGAGTGAAATTCTGCAAAGTACAAAAATTTCCTGAG ATTCTGTGCATTCATCTCAAAAGATTCAGACATGAACTCATGTTTTCCACAAAAATTGGGACCCATGTGTCCTTTCCCTTGGAAGGCCTTGaccttcagcctttccttgcaAAGGACAGTCCTGCTCAAATCGTGACTTACGATCTCCTGTCTGTCATCTGCCACCATGGGACTGCCAGCA GTGGACATTACATAGCTTATTGTCGCAACAATTTAAATAACTTGTGGTATGAGTTTGATGACCAGAGTGTCACAGAAGTATCAGAATCCACAGTGCAAAATGCAGAAGCTTATGTTCTCTTCTACAG AAAGAGCAGTgaagaagcacagagagagagacgGAGGATATCAGGGCTGCTGAATATGATGGAACCAAGTCTTCTGCAGTTCTATGTTTCCAGGCAGTGGTTAAATAAATTCAAGACTTTTGCAGAGCCAGGACCAATTTCAAATAACGACTTTCTCTGTATTCATGGAG GTGTTCCTCCACACAAAGCTAACTTCATAGAGGACCTTGTTGTAATGCTACCTCAGAATATATGGGACAATCTGTACAGCAG ATATGGAGGAGGACCAGCTGTTAACCATCTGTATGTTTGTCACACCTGCCAAATAGAGTCTGaaagaattgaaaaaagaaggaaaaatgaattgGAAATGTTTATACGG CTTAATAGAGCATTCCAAGAAGAAGAATCTCCATCAACGTTTTACTGCATCAGCATGCACTGGTTCAGAGAATGGGAAGGCTTTGTAAAGGGTAAAGACAGTG ATCCTCCTGGCCCCATTGATAATGCTAAGATTGCAGTAACAAAATGTGGCAATGCTGTGCTGAAACAAG gTGCAGATTCTGGACAAATATCAGAAGAAACTTGGAATTTTCTTCAGTCAATATATGGTGGAGGTCCAGAGATTATACTCAGACCACCTGTTCCTCCAGTAGAACCTGATATATTGCAAACAGAAGAGAAGATTGAATTAGAAACTCATGGTCTGTAG
- the USP33 gene encoding ubiquitin carboxyl-terminal hydrolase 33 isoform X1: MSSPSSNCPHLESVGEITKEELIQKSHGTCQDCKVRGPNLWACLENRCTYVGCGESHDDHSTTHSQETKHCLTVNLTTLRVWCYACSKEVFLDRKLGSHSPLPSTRLSHQAQENSVQDFKIPSNPTLKIPLAAVFDDLDIEVEEDELKTRGLTGLKNIGNTCYMNAALQALSNCPPLTHFFLDCGGLARTDKKPAICKSYLKLMTELWHKSRPGSVVPTGLFQGIKTVNPMFRGYSQQDAQEFLRCLMDLLHEELKEPVVELEDAQPMSVEESMEEDKSQSDLSFQPCESCGNCDKTENDTIFKPVLEDPAETTMLIQDDDNSSVTSKDWQKEKSNKLKRANSMEDLEKDTNTASETTEFLNNQGTVKVQIHSRFSDYINDVHMNDVSAAQTPSSVEGMNTRLSNSPPKSFPSCSSLAQVHKKVSTVSSPKRKKRKKYRSVISDIFDGTIISSVQCLTCDRLSVTLETFQDLSLPIPGKEDLAKLHSASHQTSLVKAGSCGEAYAPQGWIAFFMEYFKRCFRFVVSCVPSWFWGPVVTLQDCLAAFFARDELKGDNMYSCGRCKKLRNGVKFCKVQKFPEILCIHLKRFRHELMFSTKIGTHVSFPLEGLDLQPFLAKDSPAQIVTYDLLSVICHHGTASSGHYIAYCRNNLNNLWYEFDDQSVTEVSESTVQNAEAYVLFYRKSSEEAQRERRRISGLLNMMEPSLLQFYVSRQWLNKFKTFAEPGPISNNDFLCIHGGVPPHKANFIEDLVVMLPQNIWDNLYSRYGGGPAVNHLYVCHTCQIESERIEKRRKNELEMFIRLNRAFQEEESPSTFYCISMHWFREWEGFVKGKDSDPPGPIDNAKIAVTKCGNAVLKQGADSGQISEETWNFLQSIYGGGPEIILRPPVPPVEPDILQTEEKIELETHGL; this comes from the exons ATGTCATCACCCAGCAGCAATTGCCCACACCTGGAATCAGTTGGTGAGATAACAAAGGAGGAATTGATACAGAAATCTCAT GGCACTTGTCAGGACTGTAAAGTCAGAGGACCCAACCTTTGGGCATGCTTAGAG AACAGGTGTACATATGTTGGCTGTGGTGAATCCCATGATGATCATAGTACCACCCATTCCCAG gAGACAAAGCACTGTCTGACTGTCAACCTTACCACTCTCCGTGTTTGGTGTTACGCCTGTAGTAAGGAAGTATTCCTGGACAGAAAATTGGGATCTCATTCTCCACTACCGAGTACAAGATTGTCTCACCAAGCACAAGAAAACAGTGTGCAG GATTTTAAAATACCCAGTAATCCCACACTGAAGATTCCTTTAGCAGCTGTATTTGATGACTTAGATATAGAAGTGGAAGAAGATGAATTGAAGACCAGAG gtctaacaggattaaaaaatattggaaaCACTTGTTACATGAATGCAGCTTTACAAGCTCTTTCCAACTG CCCACCTTTGACACACTTTTTTCTTGACTGCGGCGGCTTAGCCCGAACAGATAAGAAACCTGCAATTTGTAAAAGTTACCTCAAGCTGATGACAGAACTCTGGCACAAAAGCAG gcCTGGATCTGTTGTCCCTACTGGCTTATTTCAAGGAATTAAAACTGTTAATCCAATGTTTCGAGGCTACTCTCAACAG GATGCACAAGAATTTTTACGTTGTCTCATGGATTTGCTGCATGAGGAACTTAAAGAACCAGTTGTAGAACTGGAAGATGCCCAGCCTATGAGTGTTGAAGAGAGTATGGAAGAAGATAAGAGCCAGTCAGACTTAAGCTTTCAGCCCTGTGAATCCTGTGGAAACTGtgataaaacagaaaatgacaCAATTTTCAAACCTGTCTTAGAGGATCCTGCAGAAACAACCATGTTGATTCAGGATGATGATAACAGTTCAGTCACTTCCAAAGActggcagaaagaaaaaagcaacaaactTAAACGAGCAAATTCTATGGAAGACTTGGAAAAAGACACAAACACTGCTTCAGAGAccactgaatttttaaataacCAAGGAACTGTCAAAGTACAGATACACAGCAGATTCTCAG ATTACATCAATGACGTTCACATGAATGATGTATCTGCTGCCCAAACACCATCCTCAGTTGAAGGGATGAACACACGCTTATCAAACAGCCCTCCAAAGTCATTCCCATCGTGCTCTTCACTGGCACAGGTCCACAAAAAAG TTTCAACGGTATCGTCCCCAAAAAGGAAGAAGCGCAAGAAGTACAGGAGTGTTATCTCTGATATATTTGATGGCACTATAATAAGTTCAGTCCAGTGCTTGACCTGTGATCGG cTGTCTGTAACCCTGGAGACCTTTCAGGATCTGTCCTTGCCTATTCCAGGTAAGGAAGATCTTGCTAAACTCCATTCTGCAAGTCATCAGACATCTCTGGTCAAGGCAGGGTCATGTGGAGAAGCATATGCCCCCCAGGGATGGATAGCCTTTTTTATGGAATACTTCAAAA GATGTTTCAGGTTTGTTGTCTCATGTGTTCCTAGCTGGTTTTGGGGTCCAGTTGTAACCTTACAAGATTGTCTTGCTGCCTTTTTCGCCAGAGATGAGCTCAAGG GTGATAACATGTACAGCTGTGGAAGGTGTAAAAA GTTAAGAAATGGAGTGAAATTCTGCAAAGTACAAAAATTTCCTGAG ATTCTGTGCATTCATCTCAAAAGATTCAGACATGAACTCATGTTTTCCACAAAAATTGGGACCCATGTGTCCTTTCCCTTGGAAGGCCTTGaccttcagcctttccttgcaAAGGACAGTCCTGCTCAAATCGTGACTTACGATCTCCTGTCTGTCATCTGCCACCATGGGACTGCCAGCA GTGGACATTACATAGCTTATTGTCGCAACAATTTAAATAACTTGTGGTATGAGTTTGATGACCAGAGTGTCACAGAAGTATCAGAATCCACAGTGCAAAATGCAGAAGCTTATGTTCTCTTCTACAG AAAGAGCAGTgaagaagcacagagagagagacgGAGGATATCAGGGCTGCTGAATATGATGGAACCAAGTCTTCTGCAGTTCTATGTTTCCAGGCAGTGGTTAAATAAATTCAAGACTTTTGCAGAGCCAGGACCAATTTCAAATAACGACTTTCTCTGTATTCATGGAG GTGTTCCTCCACACAAAGCTAACTTCATAGAGGACCTTGTTGTAATGCTACCTCAGAATATATGGGACAATCTGTACAGCAG ATATGGAGGAGGACCAGCTGTTAACCATCTGTATGTTTGTCACACCTGCCAAATAGAGTCTGaaagaattgaaaaaagaaggaaaaatgaattgGAAATGTTTATACGG CTTAATAGAGCATTCCAAGAAGAAGAATCTCCATCAACGTTTTACTGCATCAGCATGCACTGGTTCAGAGAATGGGAAGGCTTTGTAAAGGGTAAAGACAGTG ATCCTCCTGGCCCCATTGATAATGCTAAGATTGCAGTAACAAAATGTGGCAATGCTGTGCTGAAACAAG gTGCAGATTCTGGACAAATATCAGAAGAAACTTGGAATTTTCTTCAGTCAATATATGGTGGAGGTCCAGAGATTATACTCAGACCACCTGTTCCTCCAGTAGAACCTGATATATTGCAAACAGAAGAGAAGATTGAATTAGAAACTCATGGTCTGTAG
- the USP33 gene encoding ubiquitin carboxyl-terminal hydrolase 33 isoform X2: MSSPSSNCPHLESVGEITKEELIQKSHGTCQDCKVRGPNLWACLENRCTYVGCGESHDDHSTTHSQETKHCLTVNLTTLRVWCYACSKEVFLDRKLGSHSPLPSTRLSHQAQENSVQDFKIPSNPTLKIPLAAVFDDLDIEVEEDELKTRGLTGLKNIGNTCYMNAALQALSNCPPLTHFFLDCGGLARTDKKPAICKSYLKLMTELWHKSRPGSVVPTGLFQGIKTVNPMFRGYSQQDAQEFLRCLMDLLHEELKEPVVELEDAQPMSVEESMEEDKSQSDLSFQPCESCGNCDKTENDTIFKPVLEDPAETTMLIQDDDNSSVTSKDWQKEKSNKLKRANSMEDLEKDTNTASETTEFLNNQGTVKVQIHSRFSDYINDVHMNDVSAAQTPSSVEGMNTRLSNSPPKSFPSCSSLAQVHKKVSTVSSPKRKKRKKYRSVISDIFDGTIISSVQCLTCDRLSVTLETFQDLSLPIPGKEDLAKLHSASHQTSLVKAGSCGEAYAPQGWIAFFMEYFKRFVVSCVPSWFWGPVVTLQDCLAAFFARDELKGDNMYSCGRCKKLRNGVKFCKVQKFPEILCIHLKRFRHELMFSTKIGTHVSFPLEGLDLQPFLAKDSPAQIVTYDLLSVICHHGTASSGHYIAYCRNNLNNLWYEFDDQSVTEVSESTVQNAEAYVLFYRKSSEEAQRERRRISGLLNMMEPSLLQFYVSRQWLNKFKTFAEPGPISNNDFLCIHGGVPPHKANFIEDLVVMLPQNIWDNLYSRYGGGPAVNHLYVCHTCQIESERIEKRRKNELEMFIRLNRAFQEEESPSTFYCISMHWFREWEGFVKGKDSDPPGPIDNAKIAVTKCGNAVLKQGADSGQISEETWNFLQSIYGGGPEIILRPPVPPVEPDILQTEEKIELETHGL, encoded by the exons ATGTCATCACCCAGCAGCAATTGCCCACACCTGGAATCAGTTGGTGAGATAACAAAGGAGGAATTGATACAGAAATCTCAT GGCACTTGTCAGGACTGTAAAGTCAGAGGACCCAACCTTTGGGCATGCTTAGAG AACAGGTGTACATATGTTGGCTGTGGTGAATCCCATGATGATCATAGTACCACCCATTCCCAG gAGACAAAGCACTGTCTGACTGTCAACCTTACCACTCTCCGTGTTTGGTGTTACGCCTGTAGTAAGGAAGTATTCCTGGACAGAAAATTGGGATCTCATTCTCCACTACCGAGTACAAGATTGTCTCACCAAGCACAAGAAAACAGTGTGCAG GATTTTAAAATACCCAGTAATCCCACACTGAAGATTCCTTTAGCAGCTGTATTTGATGACTTAGATATAGAAGTGGAAGAAGATGAATTGAAGACCAGAG gtctaacaggattaaaaaatattggaaaCACTTGTTACATGAATGCAGCTTTACAAGCTCTTTCCAACTG CCCACCTTTGACACACTTTTTTCTTGACTGCGGCGGCTTAGCCCGAACAGATAAGAAACCTGCAATTTGTAAAAGTTACCTCAAGCTGATGACAGAACTCTGGCACAAAAGCAG gcCTGGATCTGTTGTCCCTACTGGCTTATTTCAAGGAATTAAAACTGTTAATCCAATGTTTCGAGGCTACTCTCAACAG GATGCACAAGAATTTTTACGTTGTCTCATGGATTTGCTGCATGAGGAACTTAAAGAACCAGTTGTAGAACTGGAAGATGCCCAGCCTATGAGTGTTGAAGAGAGTATGGAAGAAGATAAGAGCCAGTCAGACTTAAGCTTTCAGCCCTGTGAATCCTGTGGAAACTGtgataaaacagaaaatgacaCAATTTTCAAACCTGTCTTAGAGGATCCTGCAGAAACAACCATGTTGATTCAGGATGATGATAACAGTTCAGTCACTTCCAAAGActggcagaaagaaaaaagcaacaaactTAAACGAGCAAATTCTATGGAAGACTTGGAAAAAGACACAAACACTGCTTCAGAGAccactgaatttttaaataacCAAGGAACTGTCAAAGTACAGATACACAGCAGATTCTCAG ATTACATCAATGACGTTCACATGAATGATGTATCTGCTGCCCAAACACCATCCTCAGTTGAAGGGATGAACACACGCTTATCAAACAGCCCTCCAAAGTCATTCCCATCGTGCTCTTCACTGGCACAGGTCCACAAAAAAG TTTCAACGGTATCGTCCCCAAAAAGGAAGAAGCGCAAGAAGTACAGGAGTGTTATCTCTGATATATTTGATGGCACTATAATAAGTTCAGTCCAGTGCTTGACCTGTGATCGG cTGTCTGTAACCCTGGAGACCTTTCAGGATCTGTCCTTGCCTATTCCAGGTAAGGAAGATCTTGCTAAACTCCATTCTGCAAGTCATCAGACATCTCTGGTCAAGGCAGGGTCATGTGGAGAAGCATATGCCCCCCAGGGATGGATAGCCTTTTTTATGGAATACTTCAAAAG GTTTGTTGTCTCATGTGTTCCTAGCTGGTTTTGGGGTCCAGTTGTAACCTTACAAGATTGTCTTGCTGCCTTTTTCGCCAGAGATGAGCTCAAGG GTGATAACATGTACAGCTGTGGAAGGTGTAAAAA GTTAAGAAATGGAGTGAAATTCTGCAAAGTACAAAAATTTCCTGAG ATTCTGTGCATTCATCTCAAAAGATTCAGACATGAACTCATGTTTTCCACAAAAATTGGGACCCATGTGTCCTTTCCCTTGGAAGGCCTTGaccttcagcctttccttgcaAAGGACAGTCCTGCTCAAATCGTGACTTACGATCTCCTGTCTGTCATCTGCCACCATGGGACTGCCAGCA GTGGACATTACATAGCTTATTGTCGCAACAATTTAAATAACTTGTGGTATGAGTTTGATGACCAGAGTGTCACAGAAGTATCAGAATCCACAGTGCAAAATGCAGAAGCTTATGTTCTCTTCTACAG AAAGAGCAGTgaagaagcacagagagagagacgGAGGATATCAGGGCTGCTGAATATGATGGAACCAAGTCTTCTGCAGTTCTATGTTTCCAGGCAGTGGTTAAATAAATTCAAGACTTTTGCAGAGCCAGGACCAATTTCAAATAACGACTTTCTCTGTATTCATGGAG GTGTTCCTCCACACAAAGCTAACTTCATAGAGGACCTTGTTGTAATGCTACCTCAGAATATATGGGACAATCTGTACAGCAG ATATGGAGGAGGACCAGCTGTTAACCATCTGTATGTTTGTCACACCTGCCAAATAGAGTCTGaaagaattgaaaaaagaaggaaaaatgaattgGAAATGTTTATACGG CTTAATAGAGCATTCCAAGAAGAAGAATCTCCATCAACGTTTTACTGCATCAGCATGCACTGGTTCAGAGAATGGGAAGGCTTTGTAAAGGGTAAAGACAGTG ATCCTCCTGGCCCCATTGATAATGCTAAGATTGCAGTAACAAAATGTGGCAATGCTGTGCTGAAACAAG gTGCAGATTCTGGACAAATATCAGAAGAAACTTGGAATTTTCTTCAGTCAATATATGGTGGAGGTCCAGAGATTATACTCAGACCACCTGTTCCTCCAGTAGAACCTGATATATTGCAAACAGAAGAGAAGATTGAATTAGAAACTCATGGTCTGTAG